The DNA window AAATGGGTTGTGGAGCACCTCACCGGTGACACGTATTCCATCAGGAGTGCCTTGGATTACGCCTTCTCGCTCGATGTCTTCGGATGGAGCACGGTGGATGGCGGCGACATCAAAACCTGGACTCACGGAGGCGGAGCCAACCAGCAATGGGTGATCCAATCCAGAGGTGACATCTACAACACCTTTACCGTCGGCTCGGTGCACAGCGGCAAAGTGCTGGATGTCGTCAACCTGTCGTTCGCCGACGGTGCCAACGTCCAGCAATGGACGAACACCGGCAGCTTGAACCAGGAGTGGTATTTCGAACCGGTTACTCCTTCGGTTCCGACGAATCTGGTCGTCACGACCGAGGACGGCCTCGTCACCCTCACCTGGGACGAGCAGCCGGGATCGACGCGGTTCAACATCATGCGTGATAGCGGGTCGGGTTATGTGACCATTGCGACCGGCGTTCTGGGCAACACCTTCTATGACAGCACGGCAGCAGGCGGCACGAACTACGACTACAAGGTGACCGCCGTCAGCTCCATGACGGAAAGCGGTGCCTCCACGGCGGCCAATGTCACTCCTCTCACGCCCGAACAGCAGTGGCGCATGGACGAGTTCGGTACGATCGACGAAACCGGCCCCTACGCGGACGATGCGGACTTCGATCTCGACGGCGCCAGCAACGAGCTCGAGCGCTACTTTTACATGAACCCGCTGGTCAGCGATACCGACCTCCTGCCGCTGTTCGATTTGTCCGGGCCCAATCTCAGCCTCACCTACCGCAAGGCGAAGTCCGTTCCCGACCTGAATCTCACGGTGGAAGAAGGCGACCTCGTCGGCCCTTGGTCTCCAGCCGCCGGCACGACCGAGATCCTGAGCGAAGACGACATGGTGCAGGAGCTGCGCTTCACCGCGCCCGTGGGAGCGGATCCCAAGAAATTCTTCCGGGTCCGCGCCGAAGAAGCGGACCGCCCCCGGGTTATCGTGACCACCGACGGCGAAGAGGACGACCAAGCCTCGATGGTGCGCTTCCTTCTCACCAGCAACGAATTCGACGTCGAAGCGATCGTGAGCAGCAGCTCCCAGTTCCACTGGGTCGGCGGAACCGGCTGGAACGCGTTTCACCGGACTGAATGGTTCAAGGAGTACATCGCGCTGTATGGGCAGGTCTACGACAACCTGGTGCTCCATGACCCCAACTACCCCTCGCCTGAGTTCCTGCTCAGCCGCAGCAAGGTCGGCAACATCAGTGCCGTCGGTGAATACAACACCCGCACCGAAGGGGCCGAGTTCATCGTGGACATCCTCCTTGATGACACCGACCCGCGTCCCGTCTGGGTGCAGGCATGGGGTGGCTGCAACACGCTCGCGGCCGCGCTCAAGATCATCCAGGACGACCACCCGGCACGCATGGCGGAAGTCGCCGCCAAGCTCCGCCTCTTTCTGATCTGGGAACAGGACCAGAGCTACAAGGACTACATCTATCCGAACTGGGAATCACTGAACATCCCGACGATCATTTCCGACCAGTTCGACTGCATCGCCTACGAATGGGGGAACGACCTTCCGGATTCACTGAAGGCCAGCCATTTCAACTCACCCTGGGCATCGACCAACATCGTCACCGGTCACGGTGCGCTCTGCGCCGCCTACGTGAACAGCGGCGGAGCCTTCAACGCGGAAGGCGACTCACCGGCGTTCCTGCACACCATTCCCAACGGCCTGCGCAGCATGGAATCGCCAGGCTTCGGCGGGTGGGGCGGTCGCTACGTCAATGTGCCCGGCCGCAACAATGTCTGGATGGATCCGCGGCCCGCCGCCGGCGGCACCTGGAACTATCCGAACCCGGCGGCCGGGGAGTGGCGGTCGATTCACAACAGCTGGGCGAAGACGCTGCTCGGCTACGCCAAGCCGGACCGCGAGCAATACTTCAAGCCCATCTGGCGCTGGATGGACGACGCGCAGAACGACCTCGCCGCGCGCGCCGACTGGTGCGTGATGGACTACGCGTCCGCCAACCACCACCCGGTCGTCCGGCTGAAGACGCCGCTCGATATCGATGCCGTCCCCGGGCAGGTGGTGACACTCGATGCCACCCCCACCAGCGATCCCGATGGCGACGCGCTGAGCTTCATGTGGTGGAACTACTTCGAGGCCGATTCCTACCCGGGAGCCGCCCTGCCTTCCACTCCCTCATCGACGGCCACCATCGCGGTTCCCGCCGGTGCGGTCCCCGGGAACACGATCCACATGATCTGCGAGGTGACGGATGGCGGGTCACCGAGTCTGACGCGTTACCAGCGGGTGGTGGTTCACGTGGTGGCTCCCTGAGCCAGGAGTCCCGCCCCAGCCCTTGAGGAAGGCAGTCGAACTCCGCGTGGAAGGGGTTAGACGTGATTCCAGACGCCGACCGAGCCGAATCGGGTCGAGCGGATCGACAGCCGGTCTGTCGGAGTCGAAACCCGCCCCCGTGAGGTAGCGGGGATCACCCGAATCTACCCCTCGTGGAGTATTGAGCGGATCGGACCGTACCTGCGCATGATTCGGGAAATCCAGAAAGCGGGAGATCCCTCTCCGGCGTCAACTGCCCGAAAAACCCATGAACCACCAGCTACTCCTCCGTCTCGCCTGCGCTACCGCGATTGTGGCCTCCTCCGACGCCGCCACGCTGTTCTATGCCGACGACTTTTCCGGCAGCGACGGCAGTTTCAATGGAGCCTCCGCTCCCGAAGTCAACACGCTCGGCGGCTCCTACGCCCTCGAGTCCTTCGGCGAACAGCAGCAGCTCTCCGGGAACTCCGCCCTGCTGGTCCGCGACCCGGGCGGCATCGCGGCCGGCCTGCGCTTCGGGGCAGCCGGCGATCGCTACAACTGGGGAACCGGCAGCACCGCCGCGACGATTCTCGCCGACGGCACCCTGCGCATCAGTTTCGACTACGCCACCTCGAACGCGACCGACAACAACTCGTGGATCGCGTTCGGCTTCGGCACGGCCAACAGCGACCCCGCCAGCTCCGACTCCCGGACCTACAACCGCGATGAAGCCGAATACGGCCTGCGGATCGAGGGCGACCGGGTGATCAGCTTCGTCAACGGCGGAACCGATCTGAGCAACGTGAGCTACTCAAGCATCGGCAACAACACCTTCGTGCCGGTGACGATCGACTTCGGATTCACCTCGTTTGCCTCGGGTTCAACCGTCACTTCGGTGGTTTCGATCAACGGCACCGAATACCTCAACGAGTCCTTCACGCTGGATTCGACCGATGACTTCCGCTGGGAGATCGGCTCGAGCCCGTTCGCAGGGGGTGACAGCTTCATGGACAATCTGTCGATCGGAACGGTTCCGGAGCCGGGAACCTTCGCAGTCCTGCTCGTGGGAGCCGGCGCGACTGTCTTGCGCCGCCGCCGGCAACGCTAACTCCCGACCGCGCCCCGACCTCCTTACCCACCATGGGTAGTCCCTTCGGAGTATAGGAGGAACCGGGCCATCCACCTACAGTCTTCAACGCTACACGACCCAACCAAGACCCATCAGGAAACCCTCAAGCAACCCATGAAAAACCCTCTCCTTCCTATCATGTTGGCCGGGCTCCTCACCACCCCCGCGTGGTCCCAGGGCTCGCTCCTCGCCTCCCAGACGAATCTGTTCTCCGACAACTTCAACAATACGGATGATGACGGTGGGAACATCGGTCTGGGCTCGCGCACCGATCTCTCCGGGATCTCGGGCGTTGTTCCCGCGACCCACGATCTCGAGTCGTTCGCCGCAACCCAACAACTCTCGAACGACACCCTGAAGGTGAACAAGTCGGGTGGAGCGGCTGCAGGAGCCCGGTTTGGCGGTGCCACGGACCGCTACAACTGGGCCGATCCGGCCGGGGCCACACGCTCCGCGATCCTCACCGAGAACGGACTCCGTATCCGGATGGACTTCGCCCTGTCGAACATCACCAACAACAACGACTGGCTCGGCTTTTCCTTCGGAACCCCGAACTCCGACCCGACGGTCGAAAAGATCTACGAGACCGGTGATTATGGTCTGCGCCTCGAAGGCGACCGGGTCATCAGCTTCTTCGGAACGACCACGGGAACCGTTGCCAACTACAACTCCAATCTGTCGAGCGGTACGATGACTCCGCTGGAGATCAATATGGTCTTCCCGTCCTTCAACACGGGAGAAACGGTGGACGTTACGGTTTCCGTTGGCGGAGTGGAGTACCTCAACGAGAGCTTCACCCTCGACTCGACCGACGACTTCCGCTGGGAATTCGGCGCTTACCGCTACGCATCCGGCACCCTCTACGTCGACAACCTTGAAGTCACGAGCATCGGCGAAGCCGACTCGGACAACGACGACCTTCCCGACGAGTGGGAATACCGCTGGACCGAACCGGACGACCTGACCGTTCTCGACGGCACCGCGTTCGGCACGGGCCCGGGTGCCGGAACCGGTGACTTCGACGGCGACGGACTCTACGACATCGATGAGTATGAATTGAGTGTCGGACTTTCGGGATTCTCTCCCGAAGCCTATCCGGACATCGACCCGACGAACGCGGACACCGACAGCGACACGCTGAGCGACTATGATGAGGTGGACCTCGCCCTCGGGGACCCGACCCTTGCCGACACCGACGGTGACGGTCTCGATGATGCCCAGGAGGACACGCTCCTCACCAATCCCTACGATCCGGACACGGATGGTGACGGCGGCCGCGACGGATTCGAAGTGGCGCTCGGCACCGATCCCGACAACGACGCCGAGTTTCCGATCGCTCCCGGTGTGAGCCTCGTCCCGATCACCGACGACGCCAGCAGCGATATCCTTGCATCGAAGGTTTATACCCACAAGGTCAGTGGCGGTGGAGCTGCTACCGTGAACGGAGTTTTGTTCGACGTGCTCACCACCTCGAACAGCGTCGCCAACCTCGACTGGACCCCGAGCGGTGGCAACACCCGCTCGAATGTGACCTCACCCAACCTGAGCGGTTGGACCCCCGCCACCGGCGGCGTGACCGGCACGGATATCATCAACCTGCTGAGCACGATGACCTACTCGACGAACGGCGGTGATCCGGGCGAGTCCC is part of the Haloferula helveola genome and encodes:
- a CDS encoding nucleoside hydrolase-like domain-containing protein: MKPERTSPLGHCALVLLLSLTPFGAHAQNQVTGTPIGHTGSYGNNPATEIGAALDGDLATFVDAASGSGGYVGYDVGAGNEVNLGLVCYAPRTGSGFPARMVGGEIRGSNDPTLASYTTLATIATAPAEGVRTLLPISSDLSFRYVYYASPVDGYCNIAELEFYEDIKLSSATPIGHAGSFNNDPATTITAALDSNLLTFVDAPTASGGYVGYDFGAGNEKSLGWVTFAPRPGFAGRMVGGEIRGSNSATLTPYTTLGTIATAPADGITTGLPIPSTASFRYVWYSAPADSYCNLAEITFYGDIPTLSDLTIDTGSLTFEEGRFNYKVFIAGAASSVNLTATPANGGHTVTNGGNINIPLTGGRGMGKIEVSDGTTTTLYTVEVIAATHHYPFEGNANDLAGGAHGTLQGGASISNGALVTAAQGQYLSFDPDAFDFDSYDAITLEAFVTTSYGQNSGKWTYLMHFGNEGGARGYFVGLTRTDNNSVCEYSGPGYHETGIIDTVILRPEIDDGQFHHVVSVLTEKGLSFYLDGELYGYLPRNGPFPINTGTATKLATLARGAWLADPTWIGEIHEFNVYRGSMDAATVEARSTSLVIEEPTPDLEDGTYTIINRNSGKALDIFGAVASDGANVVQWAPNGGDNQKWVVEHLTGDTYSIRSALDYAFSLDVFGWSTVDGGDIKTWTHGGGANQQWVIQSRGDIYNTFTVGSVHSGKVLDVVNLSFADGANVQQWTNTGSLNQEWYFEPVTPSVPTNLVVTTEDGLVTLTWDEQPGSTRFNIMRDSGSGYVTIATGVLGNTFYDSTAAGGTNYDYKVTAVSSMTESGASTAANVTPLTPEQQWRMDEFGTIDETGPYADDADFDLDGASNELERYFYMNPLVSDTDLLPLFDLSGPNLSLTYRKAKSVPDLNLTVEEGDLVGPWSPAAGTTEILSEDDMVQELRFTAPVGADPKKFFRVRAEEADRPRVIVTTDGEEDDQASMVRFLLTSNEFDVEAIVSSSSQFHWVGGTGWNAFHRTEWFKEYIALYGQVYDNLVLHDPNYPSPEFLLSRSKVGNISAVGEYNTRTEGAEFIVDILLDDTDPRPVWVQAWGGCNTLAAALKIIQDDHPARMAEVAAKLRLFLIWEQDQSYKDYIYPNWESLNIPTIISDQFDCIAYEWGNDLPDSLKASHFNSPWASTNIVTGHGALCAAYVNSGGAFNAEGDSPAFLHTIPNGLRSMESPGFGGWGGRYVNVPGRNNVWMDPRPAAGGTWNYPNPAAGEWRSIHNSWAKTLLGYAKPDREQYFKPIWRWMDDAQNDLAARADWCVMDYASANHHPVVRLKTPLDIDAVPGQVVTLDATPTSDPDGDALSFMWWNYFEADSYPGAALPSTPSSTATIAVPAGAVPGNTIHMICEVTDGGSPSLTRYQRVVVHVVAP
- a CDS encoding PEP-CTERM sorting domain-containing protein, whose protein sequence is MNHQLLLRLACATAIVASSDAATLFYADDFSGSDGSFNGASAPEVNTLGGSYALESFGEQQQLSGNSALLVRDPGGIAAGLRFGAAGDRYNWGTGSTAATILADGTLRISFDYATSNATDNNSWIAFGFGTANSDPASSDSRTYNRDEAEYGLRIEGDRVISFVNGGTDLSNVSYSSIGNNTFVPVTIDFGFTSFASGSTVTSVVSINGTEYLNESFTLDSTDDFRWEIGSSPFAGGDSFMDNLSIGTVPEPGTFAVLLVGAGATVLRRRRQR